In Fusobacterium hwasookii, a single window of DNA contains:
- a CDS encoding sigma-54-dependent Fis family transcriptional regulator — translation MNFLNFILDDVKKYSEIVSKVINIDVEIMDSSFTRIAGTGTLKEKVGLNMKDESHIYHQVLKTKKTIIIFEPREDTHCFTCQKKDLCKEELEISTPIIYQDEVIGVIGLICFEKDKKYDFIEKKDLYIQFLEQISKFISYKVYVYFTSLQLKRDNEILSNIIDRVQDIIVLTNRKNEIELINKKGKNILGSIYEDEKIILKSSSNFLNQKEFNFLYSGKEISAIGDIFTFSLEKSEELTKTLLVFKEISEFKNYLLSFHGNSSIILLESPQMQDIYSHVSKVAKNDTSVLITGESGTGKEIIAKQIHDLSSYSNGPFITVNCGAIPESLMESELFGYTKGAFTGADPKGKIGFFEKANNGTIFLDEIGEMPLQIQVKILRVLQDKKITPIGSRTEKQINVRIIAATNKNLEEEVEKRNFRQDLFYRLSVFPIDIPPLRERKKDIKTLVDFFIKKYYISFKKEQKEISTDVYQHFLEYSWPGNIRELKNTIEYCMNMIEENEKMIDLKHLPPKFLGNKEKDEKIKTLKELEKEAISNLLKIYGNSSEAKKIIAKSLGVGIATLYRKLNFYNL, via the coding sequence ATGAATTTTTTAAATTTTATTTTAGATGATGTTAAAAAATATTCTGAAATTGTTTCAAAGGTTATAAATATTGATGTTGAAATTATGGATTCTTCTTTTACTAGAATAGCAGGTACTGGAACTTTAAAAGAAAAAGTAGGCTTAAATATGAAGGATGAATCTCACATATATCATCAAGTTTTAAAAACTAAAAAAACTATTATAATTTTTGAACCCCGTGAGGACACTCATTGTTTTACTTGTCAAAAAAAAGATTTATGTAAGGAAGAATTAGAAATCTCAACTCCTATTATTTATCAAGATGAAGTTATTGGTGTTATAGGGCTTATTTGTTTTGAAAAAGATAAAAAATATGATTTTATTGAAAAAAAAGATTTATACATTCAATTTTTAGAGCAGATTTCAAAATTTATTTCATATAAAGTTTATGTTTATTTTACTAGTTTACAATTAAAAAGAGATAATGAGATTTTAAGTAATATTATTGATAGAGTTCAAGATATTATTGTATTGACAAATAGAAAAAATGAAATTGAATTAATTAACAAAAAAGGTAAAAATATATTGGGTTCTATTTATGAAGATGAAAAAATAATTTTAAAATCTTCTTCTAATTTTCTAAATCAAAAAGAATTTAATTTTCTATATTCTGGAAAAGAAATTTCTGCAATAGGAGATATTTTTACCTTTTCATTGGAAAAAAGCGAAGAGCTTACAAAAACTCTTTTGGTTTTTAAAGAAATTTCAGAATTTAAAAATTATCTATTAAGTTTTCATGGAAATTCATCTATTATACTATTAGAATCTCCACAAATGCAGGATATCTATTCACATGTATCAAAAGTTGCAAAAAATGATACCTCTGTTTTAATTACAGGAGAAAGTGGGACAGGAAAAGAAATTATTGCAAAACAAATTCATGATTTAAGTTCTTATTCAAATGGACCATTTATAACAGTAAATTGTGGTGCTATTCCAGAATCTTTAATGGAAAGTGAGCTTTTTGGTTATACAAAAGGAGCTTTTACTGGTGCAGATCCAAAAGGAAAAATAGGATTTTTTGAAAAAGCTAATAATGGAACTATTTTTTTAGATGAAATAGGAGAAATGCCTTTACAAATACAAGTAAAAATATTAAGAGTTTTACAAGATAAAAAAATTACTCCTATTGGTTCTCGTACAGAAAAGCAAATTAATGTCAGAATTATTGCAGCAACTAACAAAAATCTAGAGGAAGAAGTTGAAAAAAGAAATTTTAGACAAGATTTATTCTATCGTTTAAGTGTTTTTCCTATTGATATTCCGCCATTAAGGGAAAGAAAAAAAGATATAAAAACTCTTGTTGATTTTTTTATAAAAAAATATTATATTTCTTTCAAAAAAGAACAAAAAGAAATTTCTACAGATGTTTATCAGCATTTTTTAGAATATTCTTGGCCTGGTAATATTAGAGAATTAAAAAATACAATTGAATATTGTATGAATATGATAGAAGAAAATGAAAAAATGATTGATTTAAAACATTTGCCGCCTAAATTTTTAGGAAATAAAGAAAAAGATGAAAAAATTAAAACATTAAAGGAATTAGAAAAAGAAGCTATTTCAAATCTTTTAAAAATTTATGGAAATAGCTCTGAAGCTAAAAAAATTATTGCTAAATCTCTTGGAGTTGGAATTGCAACATTATATAGAAAATTAAATTTTTATAATCTTTAA
- a CDS encoding SH3 domain-containing protein: MKKLLLVMLFLLSSLTLFAVRYVVDAKDGYANVRNEAAVNSDSIAELKNGTLITKFKEKGEWCYIEFEREDGTPFDYGYIHKSQLKKYVETK; encoded by the coding sequence ATGAAAAAATTATTATTAGTTATGTTATTCTTATTATCATCTTTAACATTATTTGCTGTAAGATATGTTGTGGATGCAAAAGATGGTTATGCTAATGTAAGGAATGAAGCAGCAGTAAACTCAGATTCAATTGCAGAATTAAAAAATGGAACACTCATAACAAAGTTTAAAGAAAAAGGAGAATGGTGTTATATTGAATTTGAAAGAGAAGATGGAACACCATTTGATTATGGATATATACATAAAAGTCAATTAAAAAAATATGTAGAAACAAAGTAG
- a CDS encoding YgeY family selenium metabolism-linked hydrolase produces MLTKERKEKVVAALQKAIQAKSYSGEEKGVVEYLEKLLKDIGYDTVHIDRYGNIIGCIKGKKNGLKVLMDGHMDTVPVQEEKWRENAFGGEIKDGKIYGRGTSDMKGALISMVLAGAYFAEDTKKDFSGEIYVAGIVHEECFEGVAAREVSEYVKPDIVIIGEASELNLKIGQRGRAEIVVETFGKPAHSANPEKGINAVYKMMKLIEKIKTLPMTHQDKLGYGILELTDIKSLPYPGASVVPDYCRATYDRRLLVGETMEGVLKPIQDCIDELKKEDLELEAKVSYAIGKEKCWTGEEIKGERFFPGWLYDEKEEYIQKAYSGLKAIGQNPIITYYNFCTNGSHYAGEAKIHTIGYGPSKENLAHVIDEYVEVEQIEKVTEGYYAILEAYLGK; encoded by the coding sequence ATGTTAACAAAAGAAAGAAAAGAGAAAGTAGTAGCAGCCTTACAAAAAGCAATACAAGCTAAGAGTTATTCAGGAGAAGAAAAAGGTGTAGTTGAATATTTAGAAAAATTATTAAAAGATATTGGCTATGATACAGTTCATATAGATCGTTATGGAAATATCATTGGCTGTATCAAGGGAAAGAAAAACGGTTTAAAAGTTTTAATGGATGGACATATGGATACAGTTCCTGTACAGGAAGAAAAATGGAGAGAAAATGCTTTTGGTGGAGAAATAAAAGATGGAAAAATCTATGGAAGAGGAACTTCTGATATGAAGGGAGCCTTAATTTCAATGGTTTTAGCAGGAGCATATTTTGCAGAAGATACAAAAAAAGATTTTTCAGGAGAAATATATGTTGCTGGAATTGTTCATGAAGAATGTTTTGAAGGAGTTGCTGCAAGAGAAGTCAGCGAATATGTTAAACCTGATATTGTAATTATAGGTGAAGCTTCTGAATTAAATTTAAAAATAGGTCAAAGAGGAAGAGCAGAAATTGTAGTCGAAACTTTTGGTAAACCAGCCCATTCTGCGAATCCAGAAAAAGGAATAAATGCAGTTTATAAGATGATGAAATTAATAGAAAAAATAAAAACTTTGCCTATGACACATCAAGATAAATTAGGATATGGAATTTTAGAATTGACTGATATAAAATCACTACCATATCCAGGAGCTTCAGTAGTTCCTGATTATTGTAGAGCTACTTATGATAGAAGACTTCTAGTTGGGGAAACTATGGAAGGAGTATTAAAGCCAATTCAAGATTGTATTGATGAATTAAAAAAAGAAGATTTAGAATTAGAAGCAAAAGTTTCTTATGCTATTGGTAAAGAAAAATGTTGGACTGGTGAAGAAATAAAAGGAGAAAGATTTTTCCCAGGTTGGCTTTATGATGAAAAAGAAGAATATATTCAAAAGGCATATTCAGGTTTAAAAGCAATAGGACAAAATCCTATAATAACATATTATAACTTCTGTACAAATGGTTCACATTATGCAGGTGAAGCAAAAATTCATACAATAGGTTATGGACCATCAAAAGAAAATTTAGCACATGTTATAGATGAATATGTAGAAGTTGAACAAATAGAAAAAGTAACAGAAGGATATTATGCAATATTAGAAGCATATTTAGGAAAATAA
- the rpoN gene encoding RNA polymerase factor sigma-54 gives MDNKLDIVEKQKLIQSLKLSQMMKLSINILEISITDLNNFIEKELSKDLDVSIELNYSNQEHYDNEKEEEINYLADEKNFFQILEEQLSYFKIETKIKKICVFIINNLNKKGYLELSKIEIKDILKVSDKELDEAFDIIYNLEPYGVGAYSLEECLKIQLKAKDLIDDKLFLFIDNYLYLLIDKKYDLIKEKLNINDEQLFSYIDIIKSLNPIPSRGYSVGKIKKIIPDILLETKKDEVFYEINRASIPQINIKDKINDKYYKKLNEIVSCIEKRFETLDKIMEIIIREQKSFFISQGKETNTLKISDVASELNLSPSTVSRAVKEKYIKTDFGIISLRKLFNLDSTVFLYQQKILEYIENENKEEPLSDQDIVNLLEKEGIKIARRTVTKYREKLGYKSSHKRKKY, from the coding sequence ATGGATAATAAGTTAGATATTGTTGAAAAACAAAAATTAATACAGTCTTTAAAATTATCACAAATGATGAAGTTATCTATAAATATACTTGAAATATCTATAACAGATTTAAATAATTTTATTGAAAAAGAACTCTCAAAAGATTTAGATGTTTCAATTGAATTAAATTATTCTAATCAAGAGCATTATGATAATGAAAAAGAAGAAGAAATTAATTATTTGGCAGATGAAAAAAATTTCTTTCAAATTTTAGAAGAACAATTATCTTATTTTAAAATAGAAACAAAAATAAAAAAAATTTGTGTATTTATAATTAATAATTTAAATAAAAAAGGATATTTAGAATTATCAAAAATTGAAATAAAAGATATTTTAAAAGTAAGCGACAAAGAATTAGATGAAGCATTTGATATAATTTATAATTTAGAACCTTATGGAGTTGGGGCTTATTCATTAGAAGAATGTTTAAAAATTCAATTAAAAGCCAAAGATTTGATAGATGATAAATTATTTCTATTTATAGATAATTATCTTTACTTGCTTATAGATAAAAAATATGACTTAATAAAGGAAAAATTAAATATTAATGATGAACAATTATTCAGCTATATAGATATAATAAAATCACTGAATCCTATTCCTAGCCGTGGTTATAGTGTTGGAAAAATAAAAAAAATTATTCCAGATATCTTGCTAGAAACAAAAAAAGATGAGGTATTTTATGAAATAAACAGAGCTTCAATACCTCAAATAAATATAAAAGATAAAATAAATGATAAGTATTATAAAAAATTAAATGAAATAGTAAGTTGTATTGAAAAAAGATTTGAAACTCTTGATAAAATTATGGAGATTATTATTAGAGAACAAAAAAGCTTTTTTATAAGCCAAGGTAAAGAAACTAATACTTTAAAAATTTCTGATGTTGCTTCTGAGCTAAATTTAAGTCCTTCAACAGTATCAAGAGCAGTAAAAGAAAAATATATAAAAACAGATTTTGGTATAATTTCTTTAAGAAAACTTTTTAATTTAGATTCAACAGTATTTCTATATCAACAAAAGATTTTAGAATATATTGAAAATGAGAATAAAGAAGAACCTCTTTCAGACCAAGACATAGTTAATCTTTTAGAAAAAGAAGGAATAAAAATAGCTAGAAGGACAGTAACTAAATATAGAGAAAAATTAGGATATAAATCTTCTCATAAAAGAAAAAAATATTAA
- the hutG gene encoding formimidoylglutamase, translated as MDWSGRVDGYNEDILRIHQVIQVKTLDELMADEYTGKKVCFVSYNSNEGIRRNNGRLGAADGWKHLKVALSNFPIFDTDIKFYDLKDPVDVVNGKLEEAQRELAEVVAKLKSKDYFVVCMGGGHDIAYGTYNGILSYAKTKSKDPRIGIISFDAHFDMREYDKGANSGTMFYQIADDCKRDGIKFDYNVIGIQRFSNTKRLFDRAKSFGVTYYLAEDILKLSDLNVKPILERNDYIHLTICTDVFHITCAPGVSAPQTFGIWPNQAIGLLNTIAKTKKNLTLEVAEISPRYDYDDRTSRLIANLIYQVILKHFDCEIN; from the coding sequence ATGGATTGGAGTGGACGTGTAGACGGTTATAATGAAGATATACTAAGAATACACCAAGTTATACAAGTTAAGACCTTAGATGAATTAATGGCAGATGAATATACTGGAAAAAAAGTATGTTTTGTTAGTTATAATTCTAATGAAGGAATAAGAAGAAATAATGGAAGATTAGGTGCAGCAGATGGTTGGAAACATTTAAAGGTTGCTCTATCTAATTTTCCAATATTTGATACAGATATAAAGTTCTATGATTTAAAAGATCCTGTTGATGTAGTAAATGGTAAGTTGGAAGAAGCTCAAAGAGAATTAGCAGAAGTAGTTGCTAAGCTAAAATCAAAAGACTATTTTGTTGTATGTATGGGTGGAGGTCATGATATAGCCTATGGTACATATAATGGAATTTTATCTTATGCAAAAACTAAATCAAAAGATCCTAGAATAGGAATAATAAGTTTTGATGCTCACTTTGATATGAGAGAATATGATAAGGGTGCAAACTCTGGGACAATGTTCTATCAAATAGCAGATGATTGTAAAAGAGATGGTATAAAATTTGATTACAATGTTATAGGAATACAAAGATTCTCAAATACTAAAAGATTATTTGATAGAGCTAAAAGTTTTGGTGTAACATATTATTTAGCAGAAGATATTTTAAAATTAAGTGACTTAAATGTAAAACCAATATTAGAAAGAAATGATTATATACATTTAACTATATGTACTGATGTATTTCATATAACTTGTGCACCAGGGGTAAGTGCTCCACAAACATTTGGAATTTGGCCTAACCAAGCAATTGGACTTTTAAATACAATTGCTAAAACTAAAAAGAATTTAACATTAGAAGTTGCAGAAATAAGTCCGAGATATGACTATGATGATAGAACTTCAAGACTTATAGCAAACTTAATATACCAAGTTATATTAAAACATTTTGATTGTGAAATAAATTAA
- a CDS encoding MATE family efflux transporter — MKKIYDMTKGKIWTIILSFSLPLLGASLIQQLYNTADMIFVGNFVGKEATGAVGASSLLFTCIIGLFTGVSIGVGVAVAQKIGSKNLEMASKVSHTAITFGIIGGIILTFVGFFSAEFLLSLMNTPKEIMYDSVIYLKIYFLSMLPMILYNIGSGIIRSTGNSKTPFYILIIGGLTNVLANYIFIVVFKMGVSGVAIATTLSQTLTSIIILTYLFKNKTAIKFKSSELKIDFSLLKQILYFGLPAGIQSMLITFSNIIVQYYINGYGGDAVAAYATYFKLENFIWMPIVAIGQASMTFSGQNVGANNYKRVKKGALVAILLSSGLSIVIAAIILTFSHTFMRIFIKNEEIIYLGSQIALTTFPFYWLYSILEVLGSSLRGMGYSIVSMYVTTICLCGVRIALLYLISKFNLDFKSVAYVYPMTWFFTASIFIIAFLKIIHKKDYK, encoded by the coding sequence ATGAAAAAAATTTATGATATGACAAAAGGAAAAATTTGGACTATAATCCTATCCTTTTCTTTACCACTTCTTGGAGCAAGTTTAATTCAACAATTATATAATACTGCTGATATGATATTTGTTGGAAATTTTGTAGGAAAAGAAGCAACAGGAGCTGTTGGTGCAAGTAGCTTATTATTTACTTGTATCATTGGACTTTTTACAGGAGTTTCAATAGGAGTTGGGGTTGCTGTTGCTCAAAAAATTGGCTCTAAGAACTTAGAGATGGCTTCCAAAGTTTCTCACACAGCTATAACATTTGGTATAATTGGTGGTATTATTTTAACTTTTGTTGGTTTCTTTTCTGCTGAGTTTTTATTGAGCTTAATGAATACTCCAAAAGAAATAATGTATGACTCTGTTATATATTTAAAGATTTATTTTTTAAGTATGTTACCAATGATTTTATATAATATTGGTTCAGGAATTATTCGTTCAACTGGGAATTCAAAAACACCATTCTACATACTTATCATAGGTGGACTTACAAATGTACTTGCAAATTATATTTTCATAGTAGTGTTTAAAATGGGAGTTTCAGGTGTTGCTATTGCTACAACTTTATCTCAAACTTTAACTTCTATAATAATTTTAACTTATTTATTTAAAAATAAAACTGCGATTAAATTTAAAAGTTCTGAATTAAAGATAGACTTTTCCTTATTAAAACAAATTTTATATTTTGGTTTACCTGCCGGCATACAGTCAATGCTTATAACATTTTCAAATATAATAGTTCAATACTATATAAATGGCTATGGTGGAGATGCTGTTGCTGCCTATGCAACATATTTCAAATTAGAAAACTTTATTTGGATGCCAATAGTTGCAATAGGCCAAGCTAGTATGACTTTTTCTGGACAAAATGTAGGTGCTAACAATTATAAAAGAGTAAAGAAAGGTGCTTTAGTTGCCATACTTTTATCAAGTGGTTTAAGTATAGTTATTGCTGCAATAATATTAACATTTTCTCATACTTTTATGAGAATTTTTATAAAAAATGAAGAGATTATCTATTTGGGAAGCCAGATAGCTTTAACAACTTTTCCTTTTTATTGGCTATATTCTATATTAGAAGTTTTAGGTAGTTCTTTAAGAGGAATGGGTTACTCAATAGTTTCAATGTATGTTACTACTATTTGTCTTTGTGGAGTCAGAATAGCATTACTTTATTTAATTTCAAAATTTAATCTTGATTTTAAATCAGTCGCTTATGTTTACCCAATGACTTGGTTTTTCACAGCAAGTATCTTTATAATTGCTTTCTTAAAAATTATACACAAAAAGGACTATAAATAG
- a CDS encoding methionine ABC transporter ATP-binding protein, producing the protein MITLENVNKIYSNGLHAVKDVNLKVNEGDIFGIIGLSGAGKSSLIRLINRLEEPTSGRIFINGEDILSLNKTQLLERRKKIGMIFQHFNLLSSRTVEENVAFALEIANWNKKDIGNRVSELLEIVGLSDKAKYYPSQLSGGQKQRVSIARALANNPDILLSDEATSALDPKTTKSILELIKEIQQKFSLTVLMITHQMEVVKEICNKVAIMSDGKIVEQGGVHHIFAEPKNEITKELISYVHQQADTELNYLHHKGKKIIKVKLLGTTAQEPIISKVIKEYGIDISVLGGAIDKLATMNIGHLYLELEGDLNAQSKAIELMQTMDVIVEVIYNGD; encoded by the coding sequence ATGATTACACTTGAAAATGTAAATAAAATTTATTCCAATGGCTTGCATGCTGTAAAAGATGTTAATTTAAAAGTTAATGAAGGGGATATTTTTGGAATTATAGGTTTAAGTGGTGCTGGAAAATCTTCTCTCATAAGACTTATTAACAGACTTGAAGAGCCTACAAGTGGAAGAATTTTTATTAATGGGGAAGATATTTTAAGTCTTAACAAAACTCAACTTTTAGAAAGAAGAAAAAAAATAGGAATGATATTCCAACACTTCAATTTACTTTCATCAAGAACAGTTGAAGAAAATGTTGCTTTTGCATTAGAAATTGCAAATTGGAATAAAAAGGATATTGGAAATAGAGTTTCTGAACTTCTAGAAATAGTTGGTTTATCTGACAAAGCTAAATACTATCCTAGCCAATTAAGTGGTGGACAAAAACAAAGAGTATCAATAGCAAGAGCTTTAGCTAATAATCCGGATATTTTATTATCAGATGAAGCTACTTCAGCACTTGATCCTAAAACAACTAAGTCTATTTTAGAACTTATTAAAGAAATTCAACAAAAATTTTCATTAACTGTTCTTATGATAACTCACCAAATGGAAGTTGTAAAAGAAATCTGTAATAAGGTTGCAATAATGTCAGATGGGAAAATAGTTGAACAAGGTGGAGTACACCATATATTTGCTGAACCTAAAAATGAAATTACAAAAGAATTAATTTCTTATGTACATCAACAAGCTGATACTGAATTAAATTATTTACATCATAAAGGTAAAAAAATAATTAAAGTTAAGCTTTTAGGTACAACTGCACAAGAACCAATTATTTCAAAAGTCATAAAAGAATATGGAATTGATATAAGTGTTCTTGGTGGTGCTATTGATAAACTTGCAACAATGAACATAGGGCATTTATATCTTGAACTTGAAGGCGACTTAAATGCACAATCAAAGGCAATTGAGCTTATGCAAACTATGGATGTTATAGTGGAGGTGATATACAATGGAGATTAG
- a CDS encoding NAD(P)H-dependent flavin oxidoreductase, giving the protein MKELKGIKIGKYYIEKPIVQGGMGVGVSWDQLAGNVSKNGGLGTISGICTGYYDNLKYCKKVVNGRPIGADALNAREAMLELFKNARKICGDKPLACNILHALTDYSKIVEYALEAGANIIVTGAGLPLELPKLVENYPDVAIVPIVSSGRALKIICKKWKAAGRLPDAVIVEGPKSGGHQGVKADDLFLPEHQLESIVPEVKEERDKWGDFPIIAAGGIWDNDDIQKIMALGADAVQLGTRFIGTYECDASEEFKNILINAKKEDIVIVKSPVGYPGRAVKTNLIKNLTHDKPTIKCYSNCVTPCNLGEEARKVGFCIANCLSDSYNGKVDTGLFFSGENGYRIEKLVSVEDLINELMTPTKNNILVEVNSENAVENTVNF; this is encoded by the coding sequence ATGAAAGAATTAAAAGGAATAAAAATAGGGAAATATTATATAGAAAAACCAATTGTACAAGGTGGAATGGGAGTAGGAGTTAGTTGGGATCAACTAGCAGGAAATGTTTCAAAAAATGGTGGACTAGGAACAATAAGTGGAATTTGTACTGGTTATTATGATAATTTAAAATATTGTAAAAAAGTTGTAAATGGAAGACCAATAGGTGCAGATGCTTTAAATGCAAGAGAAGCTATGTTAGAACTTTTTAAAAATGCTAGAAAGATTTGTGGAGATAAACCATTGGCTTGTAACATTTTACATGCACTTACTGATTATTCAAAAATTGTAGAATATGCTTTAGAAGCAGGAGCAAATATAATAGTTACAGGTGCAGGACTTCCTTTAGAATTACCTAAACTTGTAGAAAACTATCCAGATGTTGCAATAGTTCCAATAGTTTCATCAGGAAGAGCTTTAAAAATAATTTGTAAAAAATGGAAAGCTGCAGGAAGATTACCTGATGCAGTTATAGTTGAAGGACCAAAAAGTGGTGGACATCAAGGAGTAAAAGCTGATGATTTATTCCTACCTGAACATCAACTAGAAAGTATAGTTCCTGAAGTAAAAGAAGAAAGAGATAAATGGGGAGATTTCCCAATAATTGCTGCTGGTGGGATTTGGGATAATGATGATATCCAAAAAATTATGGCACTTGGAGCAGATGCAGTGCAATTAGGAACAAGATTTATTGGTACTTATGAATGTGATGCAAGTGAAGAATTTAAAAATATTTTAATTAATGCTAAAAAAGAAGATATTGTTATAGTAAAATCTCCTGTAGGTTACCCAGGAAGAGCTGTTAAAACAAATCTTATAAAAAATTTAACTCATGATAAACCTACTATAAAATGTTACAGTAATTGTGTTACTCCTTGTAATTTAGGAGAAGAAGCAAGAAAAGTTGGTTTCTGTATAGCAAATTGTTTAAGTGATTCATATAATGGAAAAGTTGATACTGGTTTATTTTTCTCAGGAGAAAATGGTTATAGAATAGAAAAATTAGTTAGTGTTGAAGATTTGATCAATGAGCTTATGACTCCAACTAAAAATAATATTTTAGTAGAAGTGAATTCAGAAAATGCAGTTGAAAATACTGTAAATTTTTAA
- a CDS encoding methionine ABC transporter permease, which translates to MEISSLIEPLFENFENPIVSMLAVSTVETIYMVFLSTVFSLLLGFPIGVLLVITKEGGIYEMKKFNAILGVIINALRSFPFIILMILLFPLSRFVVGSTIGATAAVVPLSIGAAPFVARIVEGALLEVDHGLIEASQSMGASNSTIIFKVMLPECYPTLVHGIVVTIISLIGYSPMAGTIGAGGLGDLAIRFGYLRFKLDIMIYAIIIIIILVQVIQSVGNYIVYRRQKKLGK; encoded by the coding sequence ATGGAGATTAGTTCTTTAATTGAGCCTCTATTTGAAAACTTTGAAAATCCTATTGTAAGTATGCTTGCAGTTTCAACAGTTGAAACTATATATATGGTGTTTCTTTCAACAGTATTTTCATTGTTACTTGGATTTCCAATAGGTGTGTTGCTTGTTATAACAAAAGAAGGTGGCATATATGAAATGAAAAAATTTAATGCTATCTTAGGTGTTATAATAAATGCTTTAAGATCATTTCCTTTCATTATCTTGATGATACTTTTATTCCCATTATCAAGATTTGTGGTTGGTTCAACAATAGGTGCAACAGCAGCTGTTGTTCCACTTTCAATAGGAGCTGCACCTTTTGTAGCAAGAATAGTTGAAGGAGCACTACTTGAAGTTGACCATGGGCTTATAGAAGCAAGTCAAAGTATGGGAGCTAGTAATTCAACAATTATTTTTAAGGTTATGTTGCCAGAATGTTACCCAACATTAGTTCATGGAATTGTAGTAACTATAATTAGTTTAATTGGTTATTCACCTATGGCTGGTACGATAGGAGCTGGTGGACTTGGAGACTTGGCAATAAGATTTGGATATTTAAGATTTAAACTTGATATAATGATTTATGCAATAATTATAATAATCATTTTAGTTCAAGTTATTCAATCAGTTGGTAATTATATTGTATATAGAAGACAAAAAAAATTAGGAAAATAA